From a single Nicotiana tabacum cultivar K326 chromosome 8, ASM71507v2, whole genome shotgun sequence genomic region:
- the LOC107810269 gene encoding uncharacterized protein LOC107810269, whose product MEKVDIRVKDYLELAGYEKWGMLYTPVNQGWTMTSNIAESINSALISTRELPIYDFLEEVRKMFGCWNCNNKKDAIYTFTILGKKYQEIITLNKTLSTHMTVIPSTEHLYMVNDEERHYTVCIQKKICSCGRFQVDELPYSHAWTVLKSNFLMPNDYCSDYYKSMTVVTTYEVPVYPLPDRNE is encoded by the exons ATGGAGAAGGTAGATATTCGGGTGAAAGATTACTTGGAATTAGCTGGATACGAAAAGTGGGGTATGTTGTATACACCTGTTAACCAAGGATGGACTATGACATCAAATATTGCTGAGTCAATCAATTCGGCACTTATATCAACAAGAGAATTACCAATCTATGATTTTCTAGAAGAAGTTAGGAAGATGTTTGGTTGCTGGAATTGCAACAATAAAAAAGATGCTATATACACGTTCACAATACTTGGGAAAAAATATCAAGAGATTATAACATTGAATAAGACTCTGTCTACACATATGACT GTTATACCATCAACTGAACACTTGTACATGGTGAATGATGAAGAAAGGCATTACACCGTTTGCATCCAAAAGAAAATTTGCAGTTGTGGGAGGTTCCAAGTGGACGAGTTACCATATTCACATGCTTGGACTGTCTTGAAGAGCAACTTTCTAATGCCGAACGATTATTGCTCGGACTATTACAAATCAATGACTGTTGTAACGACATACGAAGTCCCTGTGTATCCTCTCCCTGACCGAAATGAATAG